In one Planifilum fimeticola genomic region, the following are encoded:
- a CDS encoding vWA domain-containing protein has protein sequence MLREGPGKYAGDKYDEEKVKAELDKLPDNMTTDEAYNHLVALLAEDYKPEVKALDELDPTIRTDRETPGSVNAPEEGKLPKRVNVEILLDASGSMAGRVSGGVKMDLAKDAIRNFVSKMPKGAQVALRVYGHKGSNQQKDKALSCKSTEVVYPLDAYDKSSFQKSLDKFRPTGWTPLAAAIEQAKDDLSGETGGNVENIIYVVSDGIETCGGDPVKAAKELHDSEIQAIVNIIGFDVDNAGQRALKKVAEAGGGKYTTVNTGEDLRKHLEQEYDRLRNEWTIWGLDSASDAREIWGEKIDILNEASYGIQDKYLREHERMVEAKDYLEKKGKLQDERALHDKIWNRRNLLYDYRYERHDKLRNLLWDSKDKEIERVKEKAGDMEKKYEQ, from the coding sequence ATGCTCCGGGAGGGACCGGGCAAATACGCCGGGGACAAGTATGATGAGGAAAAGGTAAAGGCGGAGCTGGACAAACTGCCCGACAACATGACGACGGACGAGGCTTACAACCATCTGGTGGCTCTCTTGGCAGAGGATTATAAACCCGAAGTCAAAGCCCTAGACGAACTGGATCCGACTATCAGGACCGATCGTGAAACGCCGGGAAGCGTCAATGCCCCGGAGGAGGGGAAGCTTCCCAAACGGGTGAACGTGGAGATTCTGTTGGATGCCAGCGGGAGCATGGCCGGCCGGGTGAGCGGCGGGGTGAAGATGGACCTGGCCAAGGATGCGATCCGGAACTTTGTTTCCAAAATGCCAAAGGGTGCCCAGGTGGCGTTGCGGGTCTATGGACACAAGGGAAGCAATCAGCAGAAGGATAAAGCGCTCTCCTGCAAGAGCACCGAAGTGGTTTATCCACTGGATGCCTATGACAAGTCGTCCTTTCAGAAGTCTCTAGACAAGTTCCGACCGACGGGCTGGACTCCTCTGGCCGCGGCGATCGAGCAGGCGAAGGACGATTTGAGTGGTGAGACGGGAGGAAATGTGGAGAACATCATCTACGTGGTGAGCGACGGGATTGAGACCTGTGGCGGGGATCCGGTCAAGGCAGCGAAGGAGCTACACGATTCGGAAATCCAAGCGATCGTCAATATCATCGGCTTTGACGTGGACAACGCCGGACAGCGGGCGCTGAAGAAGGTGGCGGAAGCCGGCGGGGGCAAATACACCACGGTAAACACCGGAGAGGATCTTAGGAAGCATTTGGAACAGGAATATGATCGGTTGCGGAATGAATGGACAATATGGGGGCTTGATAGTGCATCGGATGCTCGAGAAATTTGGGGAGAAAAAATAGATATTTTGAATGAAGCTTCCTATGGTATTCAAGATAAGTACCTAAGGGAGCATGAAAGAATGGTGGAAGCAAAGGACTACCTTGAAAAGAAGGGTAAGTTACAGGACGAGAGAGCATTACATGATAAAATCTGGAACAGACGCAACCTGCTTTATGATTACAGATATGAAAGACATGACAAGTTGCGCAATTTACTATGGGACTCCAAAGATAAAGAGATTGAAAGAGTTAAAGAAAAAGCAGGGGATATGGAAAAGAAGTATGAACAATAG